Proteins encoded within one genomic window of bacterium:
- the asnB gene encoding asparagine synthase (glutamine-hydrolyzing), whose product MCGIAGIIGNKEISSTSIDKMVDIISHRGPDDRGILNDDKFSFGMRRLSIIDLEGGHQPMSNEDGSITVVFNGEIYNYKELRPSLLALGHTFKTESDTEGLVHLYEEYGKDMVKYLRGMFAFAIYDSNKNQIFIARDHFGIKPLYFSTDKDSTIDNNPNGGNLLSFGSEIKSILLDPRIKKEINHEGVYQYLSFQYNPLSETLFKRIFKLTPGHHLTIDLSKENESPFVIEKYWNYEFDGAKNTKKSNISEALIEKQLADKTREIVTDSVAHHMISDVPVGTFLSGGIDSGIIATLVQEERNKANMGPVSTFTIGFKEVSEQAAAKEVADRIGSEHNEILITFEEYLKELPKIVWYFDEPVADPSAVSLFFLAREARKKVKVVLSGEGADEFFGGYNIYREPLDIKIIESLPEWIKYFFLRPFLLLPFNFLGKNFIRRGVTKLEDRYIGNANIFNKKDRDLIWKKEKYLPKFLPKDILSKLYVEMRGENDSRKMQYVDINTWLQGDILAKADKMTMANSLELRVPFLDKNVAEFSETIPDKFKYKDKKTKYILRKAFEDILPRTTAERRKLGFPTPFGAWLKNSPDEVMNIILNNEYIKEYMNMDFIKDLVEKHVNGKMIGKVDISRKIYALLMLALWYNEFIKE is encoded by the coding sequence ATGTGTGGAATAGCAGGAATAATTGGAAATAAAGAAATATCATCTACATCAATTGACAAGATGGTTGATATTATTAGTCATAGAGGCCCAGATGACAGAGGTATTTTGAATGATGATAAATTCTCTTTTGGAATGAGAAGATTGTCTATCATAGACCTAGAAGGAGGACATCAACCAATGTCTAATGAGGATGGAAGTATTACTGTTGTATTCAACGGTGAAATTTATAATTACAAAGAACTAAGACCCAGCCTGCTTGCGCTTGGCCACACATTTAAAACAGAAAGTGATACCGAGGGTTTGGTTCACCTGTATGAGGAGTATGGTAAGGATATGGTTAAATATTTAAGAGGTATGTTTGCTTTTGCAATTTACGATTCTAATAAGAATCAGATTTTTATTGCACGTGATCATTTTGGAATTAAGCCATTATACTTTTCAACTGATAAGGATTCTACAATCGATAATAATCCAAACGGAGGTAATCTACTTTCATTTGGATCAGAAATAAAAAGCATACTACTGGATCCTCGAATCAAAAAAGAAATAAACCATGAGGGGGTTTATCAATATTTATCTTTTCAATATAATCCTTTATCTGAAACTCTATTTAAAAGAATATTCAAGTTAACTCCTGGACATCATCTAACAATAGATTTGAGTAAGGAAAATGAATCGCCTTTTGTAATAGAAAAATATTGGAATTATGAATTTGATGGGGCAAAAAACACAAAGAAATCTAATATATCTGAAGCCTTAATTGAGAAACAATTAGCTGACAAGACAAGAGAAATTGTAACAGATTCTGTTGCACATCATATGATAAGTGATGTGCCTGTTGGTACGTTTCTATCAGGAGGAATTGATAGCGGTATAATTGCAACACTAGTTCAGGAAGAGAGAAATAAAGCTAATATGGGGCCTGTATCCACCTTTACCATCGGCTTTAAAGAAGTTAGCGAACAGGCAGCAGCTAAGGAAGTAGCAGACAGAATTGGATCAGAGCATAATGAAATCCTAATTACATTTGAGGAATATTTAAAAGAGCTACCTAAAATTGTTTGGTATTTTGACGAACCAGTAGCTGACCCGTCAGCGGTTTCATTATTTTTCCTTGCGAGAGAAGCTAGAAAGAAAGTGAAGGTAGTGCTCTCAGGAGAAGGAGCTGATGAGTTTTTTGGTGGATATAATATTTACAGAGAACCCCTAGATATAAAAATTATTGAATCATTGCCAGAATGGATAAAATATTTTTTCTTAAGACCTTTTCTTCTTTTGCCATTTAATTTCTTAGGTAAAAATTTTATAAGAAGGGGAGTAACAAAATTGGAGGATAGGTATATTGGTAATGCAAATATTTTCAATAAAAAAGACCGTGATTTAATTTGGAAAAAAGAAAAATATTTACCAAAGTTTTTACCAAAAGATATTCTTAGTAAATTATATGTAGAGATGAGAGGGGAGAATGACTCTAGAAAAATGCAATACGTAGATATTAATACTTGGCTGCAAGGGGACATATTAGCAAAGGCAGACAAGATGACTATGGCAAATTCATTAGAGCTTCGAGTTCCCTTCCTCGATAAAAATGTAGCTGAGTTCTCAGAAACTATTCCTGATAAGTTTAAATATAAGGATAAGAAAACTAAATATATTTTAAGAAAGGCCTTTGAAGATATACTTCCTAGGACGACAGCAGAACGCAGAAAATTAGGTTTTCCAACCCCTTTTGGAGCTTGGCTTAAAAATAGTCCAGATGAAGTTATGAACATAATTCTTAATAATGAATACATCAAGGAGTATATGAATATGGACTTTATAAAGGATTTAGTAGAAAAACATGTAAACGGTAAGATGATTGGAAAAGTAGATATATCAAGAAAGATTTATGCATTATTAATGCTCGCCTTGTGGTATAATGAATTTATAAAAGAATAA
- a CDS encoding L,D-transpeptidase, which produces MENFTDIPKEEKMPIQAESQFPIQNLGLESEAHTETPKEKNTSRRSFLAGIFGAGAALATGGFSSESLAGVPEVKSQEAENKLLQKIGLERSQIKPEYLKKYFEGAYKAIVIVDVSPDKQSLSAYDKDGNILIKDAEISSGRAHMETPTGSHESGKRELIHVNREGIDMPYSVAIDAERGLYVHKGSLPGFPASHGCIRVGDDDAKKIYNLAEHSKDLVIVTR; this is translated from the coding sequence ATGGAAAATTTCACAGATATACCAAAAGAAGAAAAAATGCCCATTCAGGCAGAATCACAATTCCCCATCCAGAATCTAGGCCTGGAGTCTGAGGCACATACGGAGACACCTAAAGAAAAAAATACATCAAGGAGAAGTTTCCTGGCCGGCATATTTGGAGCTGGAGCTGCACTTGCTACCGGAGGCTTTTCTTCAGAATCACTAGCTGGGGTACCTGAGGTAAAGAGCCAAGAAGCGGAAAATAAGCTACTTCAAAAAATCGGTCTAGAGAGAAGCCAGATTAAGCCAGAATATCTAAAGAAGTACTTTGAGGGTGCTTACAAAGCAATTGTCATAGTGGACGTAAGCCCTGATAAGCAATCATTATCCGCATACGACAAGGATGGTAATATTCTAATTAAAGACGCTGAAATTTCAAGTGGAAGAGCTCATATGGAGACTCCAACTGGAAGTCATGAATCTGGAAAGAGAGAACTTATCCATGTTAATCGCGAAGGTATCGATATGCCATACTCAGTTGCTATTGATGCCGAACGTGGATTGTATGTACATAAAGGATCTCTGCCTGGCTTCCCTGCTTCTCATGGTTGTATAAGGGTTGGTGATGATGATGCTAAAAAAATATATAATCTGGCTGAACATAGTAAGGATTTGGTGATTGTAACCAGATAA
- the rpmA gene encoding 50S ribosomal protein L27: MATKKAGGSAKNLTDSNPQYLGIKLYAGERAQTGSIIVRQRGTKIMAGKNVGVGKDHTLYATAPGVVAYTEKRKVDFDNKVSKRKVANVVGEVAKVASKKAATKVVAA, from the coding sequence ATGGCAACAAAAAAAGCTGGAGGTTCAGCGAAAAACCTAACTGATTCAAATCCACAATACCTAGGTATAAAACTATACGCAGGTGAGCGTGCTCAAACTGGATCAATCATCGTAAGACAAAGAGGAACAAAGATCATGGCTGGTAAGAACGTTGGTGTTGGTAAAGACCATACACTTTACGCTACTGCTCCTGGTGTTGTTGCATACACAGAAAAGAGAAAAGTTGATTTTGATAATAAGGTTAGCAAGAGAAAGGTTGCTAATGTTGTTGGAGAAGTTGCTAAGGTTGCAAGCAAGAAAGCTGCAACTAAGGTTGTTGCTGCTTAA
- a CDS encoding slipin family protein: MELITFGIVLLVVLLFLSLKVVKEYDRGVIFFLGKCTGVRGPGLIILVPILEQMTKVSLRTITMSIPSQKIITKDNVSIDIAAVAYYHILDPQKSVVAIEDVYNAVNQISQTTVRNIVGQFELDQLLSKTSQINIQIKEVIDVHTEPWGIQVTAVEIKDITLPDNMQRAMAKEAEAERERRAKIVAAEGEFQAAVKLCEAADLISAHPVALQLRTLQTMAEISVEKNSTIIFPAQFMTTVNEAVSMIRADKAVK; the protein is encoded by the coding sequence ATGGAATTGATAACATTCGGGATAGTCCTTCTTGTTGTATTGTTGTTTCTGTCACTGAAGGTGGTCAAGGAATATGACAGAGGTGTCATATTTTTCCTTGGAAAGTGTACCGGCGTTCGTGGTCCTGGGCTTATTATACTCGTTCCAATTTTAGAGCAAATGACAAAGGTTTCTCTAAGAACGATAACAATGAGTATTCCATCGCAAAAGATTATTACAAAAGATAACGTTTCAATTGATATCGCAGCTGTTGCGTACTATCATATTTTAGACCCTCAAAAGTCTGTTGTTGCAATTGAAGATGTTTATAATGCTGTAAACCAAATTAGTCAGACTACAGTTAGAAATATTGTTGGTCAATTTGAATTGGATCAACTATTATCCAAAACTAGTCAGATTAATATTCAAATTAAAGAAGTTATCGATGTTCATACAGAACCATGGGGAATTCAAGTTACTGCTGTTGAGATCAAGGACATTACACTTCCTGATAACATGCAACGTGCTATGGCAAAAGAAGCTGAGGCTGAAAGAGAGAGACGTGCAAAGATTGTTGCGGCAGAAGGAGAGTTCCAGGCTGCTGTTAAATTATGTGAGGCGGCAGATCTTATCTCTGCTCACCCTGTAGCATTACAATTACGTACGCTTCAAACTATGGCTGAGATTTCAGTAGAAAAGAACTCTACAATAATCTTCCCAGCTCAGTTTATGACAACTGTAAATGAGGCTGTTTCTATGATTCGTGCTGATAAGGCAGTTAAGTAG
- a CDS encoding KilA-N domain-containing protein produces MVKIQIKNQEITINLSSKGDDYISLTDMAKFKDPQLTGIIIANWLRTGYTVDFMGFWEQMYNPNFNVIEFDNIKKQVGSNGFILSSKRWIEKTAAIGIKSSPGRYGGGTFAHKDIAFEFATWLSPEFKLYLIKEFQRLKSNEQEKLSSDWNVKRLLTKINYKIHTDSIKENIILPQKLSSKDSVLVYANEADVLNMALFGMTAKEWGNKNPKLEGNIRDYADVSQLVCLVNLENLNSEYIKSGLLQKDRLLKLNEVAIWQMTALLGNSSVKQLSGD; encoded by the coding sequence ATGGTAAAAATACAAATAAAGAACCAAGAAATTACAATTAACTTATCTAGTAAAGGTGATGATTATATATCGTTGACGGACATGGCCAAGTTTAAAGACCCTCAATTAACAGGTATCATTATTGCAAACTGGCTAAGAACCGGGTATACAGTTGATTTTATGGGTTTTTGGGAGCAAATGTATAACCCAAATTTTAATGTTATCGAATTCGATAACATTAAAAAACAGGTGGGTTCTAATGGATTTATACTTTCTTCAAAGAGATGGATAGAAAAGACTGCTGCAATTGGCATAAAATCCTCCCCTGGACGGTATGGTGGCGGTACTTTTGCTCACAAGGACATTGCTTTTGAATTTGCCACATGGCTTTCGCCAGAGTTTAAACTTTACTTAATCAAGGAGTTTCAAAGACTTAAGTCAAATGAACAAGAAAAACTTTCCTCAGATTGGAATGTCAAAAGATTACTAACTAAGATAAACTATAAAATACACACTGATTCAATAAAAGAAAATATCATATTACCCCAAAAGTTATCAAGTAAGGATTCTGTGTTAGTTTATGCTAATGAAGCTGATGTCTTGAATATGGCACTGTTTGGTATGACGGCAAAAGAGTGGGGAAACAAAAATCCAAAGCTTGAAGGTAATATTAGAGATTACGCAGATGTTTCTCAATTAGTTTGTTTAGTTAATCTTGAGAATTTAAATTCTGAATATATAAAATCAGGATTACTTCAAAAAGACAGGCTTCTTAAATTGAATGAAGTTGCTATATGGCAAATGACAGCACTTTTAGGTAATTCAAGTGTGAAGCAATTGAGTGGTGATTAA
- a CDS encoding diadenylate cyclase — MFNNLPSMTAGLWALPNQVTTALLSISAKDLFDIAIVAICIYLVLIFIRQTRSNFIFSAIVILFGINFISQEFDLALTRTIFAPLLTFFIAIFVVVFQPEIRKFFKWFSSGRKTTFAKALSLPEENAQTIVNSVFDMAKKRIGAIIVLPGQYPLDDLIEGGFPLDGQISKPLILSIFDPTSPGHDGAILIEGSRVKMFGLHLPLAREFDEYSRVGTRHRATAGITENTDALAIVVSEERGEVSVSQGGKLKKVATPEELANIIQGFTKVGSNASEIDKGLAHYFLVKNSYSKIFAIALAVIFWFFVVYTAGVVKSTYSVPVEFKYLKSDMAITADSLSTIKITVTGSNKDVASLKPEDIHAIVDAKDFKIGTNEVTLKETDIKMPSYIQLDSFTPKNLNIKTK, encoded by the coding sequence ATGTTCAACAACTTACCAAGCATGACTGCAGGGCTATGGGCCTTGCCAAATCAGGTTACTACGGCACTTCTTTCAATATCTGCGAAGGATCTTTTTGATATTGCCATTGTCGCAATCTGTATATACCTCGTTCTGATCTTCATTAGACAAACTCGTTCAAACTTCATTTTCAGTGCCATTGTTATACTTTTTGGGATTAACTTCATTTCTCAGGAATTTGATCTTGCACTCACTAGAACAATTTTTGCACCCCTTCTAACATTCTTTATCGCAATCTTCGTTGTGGTCTTTCAGCCTGAAATCAGAAAATTTTTCAAATGGTTCAGTTCCGGAAGAAAGACAACCTTTGCTAAAGCGCTTTCTCTTCCTGAGGAAAATGCACAGACAATTGTTAACTCGGTTTTTGATATGGCAAAGAAAAGGATTGGTGCAATTATTGTGCTTCCTGGACAATATCCATTAGACGATTTAATTGAAGGCGGCTTTCCACTGGATGGTCAGATTTCTAAGCCACTTATTTTAAGTATTTTTGATCCTACTTCCCCAGGACATGATGGTGCAATTTTAATTGAAGGCTCTCGAGTTAAAATGTTTGGCCTACACCTTCCTCTTGCTCGTGAGTTTGATGAGTATAGTAGAGTTGGAACAAGACACAGAGCAACGGCTGGAATCACTGAAAATACAGACGCACTTGCTATTGTTGTTTCTGAAGAGCGAGGTGAGGTTTCTGTTTCTCAAGGTGGTAAATTGAAAAAGGTTGCAACCCCTGAAGAATTGGCAAATATTATTCAGGGATTCACTAAAGTAGGAAGTAATGCATCAGAAATAGATAAGGGTCTTGCTCACTACTTCTTGGTTAAGAATAGTTACAGTAAAATATTTGCGATTGCTCTTGCTGTCATCTTCTGGTTCTTTGTTGTTTATACTGCTGGTGTTGTAAAGAGCACATATTCTGTACCTGTTGAATTTAAATATTTAAAAAGTGATATGGCAATTACTGCGGACTCATTGAGTACTATAAAAATTACAGTAACTGGAAGCAACAAAGATGTTGCGAGTTTAAAACCAGAAGATATTCACGCTATTGTTGATGCAAAAGATTTTAAGATTGGTACTAATGAGGTTACTCTAAAAGAAACTGATATTAAAATGCCGAGCTATATTCAATTGGATTCATTTACTCCAAAGAATTTGAATATTAAGACGAAGTAG
- a CDS encoding N-acetylmuramoyl-L-alanine amidase: MKLITKVLISLIPIFVVFLYGIIGIKLSPTYAEASVAPKIKILIVAGHEPDYGGAIYKTLKERELNLQLAEKIVKNLEKNPRYDVVVSRDDKGWNPELQSYVTDNKETILSWSADKKHVRNFLTAIGGASVINSKMGHVTANATSSLYLFGINKWANDTKVDMAINIHFNDNLKYKGKPNFEGFSIYIPERQYSNFAPSKKFAWGLLDEMLKINRISSMKEESDGIIEDQELIALGVNNTANEPSVIVEYAYIYEKFMQKKKTRDAYINKAASSTVLAINKYFK; the protein is encoded by the coding sequence ATGAAACTAATTACAAAAGTTTTAATATCACTGATTCCAATATTTGTAGTTTTTTTATATGGCATAATTGGCATCAAACTCTCCCCTACGTATGCAGAAGCAAGCGTTGCTCCAAAAATTAAAATACTAATCGTAGCGGGTCATGAACCAGATTACGGTGGTGCAATTTATAAGACATTGAAGGAGAGAGAATTGAATTTGCAGCTGGCTGAGAAAATCGTAAAGAATCTTGAGAAAAACCCAAGATATGATGTTGTGGTTTCAAGAGATGATAAAGGCTGGAATCCTGAACTACAGTCATATGTCACAGACAACAAAGAAACAATCTTGTCATGGTCTGCAGACAAAAAACACGTAAGGAATTTTTTAACGGCAATAGGTGGGGCCTCTGTTATAAATTCCAAAATGGGTCATGTAACAGCAAATGCAACATCTTCGCTTTATCTATTTGGAATAAACAAATGGGCCAACGATACAAAGGTTGATATGGCAATCAATATTCACTTTAATGATAATTTAAAGTATAAAGGCAAGCCAAATTTTGAAGGATTCTCAATTTATATACCAGAAAGACAATATTCAAATTTTGCACCTAGTAAGAAGTTTGCATGGGGTCTACTTGATGAAATGTTGAAAATAAACAGAATTAGTTCCATGAAGGAAGAAAGCGATGGTATTATCGAGGATCAAGAGCTAATTGCATTAGGAGTTAATAATACCGCTAATGAACCGTCGGTCATTGTTGAATATGCATATATATACGAGAAATTTATGCAGAAAAAGAAAACAAGAGATGCCTACATTAATAAAGCAGCATCATCAACAGTGCTTGCGATAAATAAATATTTTAAATAG
- a CDS encoding transposase — MPRQPRVDIANNYYHCINRASARLKINFNDDDFRLIIKVLFEAQKKFNIDILAFAIMNNHFHLVIKTNQDKQMSQFMKWFTFVHTKRWHFINKTAGTGHLYQGRYKSFIILDQRHLETVIRYVERNPLTANIVKNILDWKYSSLYQRYVSNKVNSIAQTQMQIKLADWPYNESIDYLKNLIEPYTNKEIEKALESEME, encoded by the coding sequence ATGCCAAGACAACCAAGAGTTGATATTGCTAATAATTATTATCACTGCATTAATCGTGCAAGCGCTAGATTAAAGATTAATTTTAATGATGATGATTTTAGATTAATAATAAAAGTGCTTTTTGAAGCACAAAAAAAATTTAATATTGATATATTAGCATTTGCTATAATGAATAATCACTTTCATTTAGTCATAAAAACAAATCAAGATAAACAAATGTCTCAATTCATGAAATGGTTTACCTTTGTTCATACTAAAAGATGGCATTTTATAAACAAGACAGCCGGAACCGGACATCTATATCAAGGCAGATACAAGTCATTTATAATTTTAGATCAGAGACATCTGGAAACCGTCATCAGATATGTTGAAAGAAACCCTTTAACGGCAAATATTGTCAAGAATATACTAGACTGGAAATACTCAAGTTTATATCAGAGATATGTTTCAAATAAAGTGAATTCTATAGCACAGACTCAAATGCAAATAAAATTAGCTGATTGGCCCTATAATGAATCAATAGATTATTTGAAAAATCTTATTGAACCATACACAAATAAGGAAATAGAGAAAGCTCTTGAGTCAGAAATGGAGTAA
- a CDS encoding AAA family ATPase, with protein sequence MPFSTFSSYSKFNKKSKASKTGPSKTEIFKKTLAKVAAEKSEKQNPGSGDKALAEKLSKEFANMELNDETLVALNKMESTSTNIFLTGKAGTGKTTLVRYFKATTKKKIVILAPTGVSAVNISGQTIHSFFKFGINVSPMSIKKATGSTAIYKNIDTIIIDEISMVRADLFDCVDTFMRLNGKDKNTPFGGTQIIVVGDMFQLPPVVTSYEEEMFSSYYKSPYFFDSKVFLKADFELIELSKIYRQDDDKFIDILEGVRSGNLKDSHLTLLNKRYLNPMEDNIDPMQYSDYIFLVTTNAMADALNLGKLNELETNKIIFKGKKSGSFERNFPTNECLALKEGARIMMLNNDKEARWVNGDLGTITSINENKQEIFVRLENGENYLVPKYTWEMVKFSYDKDFDSVDTDVVGTFTQFPIRLAWAITIHKGQGKTYSNVVVDFGRGTFTHGQAYVALSRCRSLDGMILKTPLVRRHIMIDERITNFMKRMSDDSGTIFMGDEDHLAF encoded by the coding sequence ATGCCATTTTCCACATTCTCTTCATATTCCAAATTCAACAAGAAATCCAAAGCCAGCAAAACTGGCCCATCTAAGACAGAAATTTTTAAAAAAACCCTTGCAAAAGTTGCAGCTGAAAAATCGGAAAAACAAAATCCAGGATCTGGAGATAAAGCTCTAGCGGAAAAACTTTCCAAAGAATTTGCAAATATGGAATTGAATGATGAGACGCTCGTTGCACTTAACAAAATGGAAAGTACTTCAACAAATATTTTTCTTACTGGAAAAGCGGGAACTGGAAAAACAACTCTTGTTAGGTATTTCAAAGCTACAACAAAAAAGAAAATTGTCATACTCGCACCAACTGGGGTTTCCGCAGTAAACATTAGTGGACAAACTATTCACTCGTTCTTTAAATTTGGAATAAATGTAAGTCCTATGTCCATAAAGAAAGCAACAGGAAGCACTGCGATTTATAAAAACATAGATACAATAATTATTGATGAAATTTCTATGGTTCGCGCTGATCTTTTTGATTGTGTAGACACGTTTATGCGATTAAATGGAAAAGATAAAAATACTCCATTTGGCGGTACTCAAATAATTGTAGTAGGGGATATGTTTCAGCTTCCACCAGTTGTAACTAGCTATGAGGAAGAAATGTTTTCATCGTACTATAAGAGTCCATACTTTTTTGATTCAAAAGTATTTCTGAAAGCAGATTTTGAACTTATAGAGCTAAGTAAAATCTACAGACAGGACGATGATAAATTCATAGATATACTAGAAGGTGTGAGGTCTGGAAATCTTAAAGATTCACATTTAACACTTTTAAATAAGAGATATCTAAATCCAATGGAGGATAATATTGACCCAATGCAATATAGTGATTATATTTTTCTTGTCACAACAAATGCGATGGCTGATGCACTTAATCTTGGGAAGCTGAATGAACTCGAAACAAATAAAATAATATTTAAGGGTAAAAAATCTGGATCATTTGAAAGAAATTTTCCAACCAATGAATGTCTTGCATTAAAAGAAGGCGCAAGGATTATGATGTTGAATAATGACAAGGAAGCAAGATGGGTAAATGGTGACCTTGGAACCATAACAAGTATAAATGAAAACAAGCAGGAAATTTTTGTTCGATTAGAAAACGGTGAAAATTATTTGGTACCAAAGTACACTTGGGAAATGGTGAAATTTTCTTATGATAAAGATTTTGACTCAGTAGACACCGACGTAGTTGGAACATTTACTCAGTTTCCAATTAGACTCGCTTGGGCAATTACAATTCACAAAGGACAGGGAAAAACTTATAGTAATGTTGTTGTAGACTTTGGTAGAGGAACATTTACCCATGGACAAGCTTATGTTGCTTTAAGTAGGTGTAGAAGTTTAGATGGAATGATTCTAAAAACTCCATTAGTTAGACGTCATATTATGATTGATGAAAGAATTACAAACTTCATGAAAAGAATGTCGGATGATAGTGGAACCATATTCATGGGGGATGAGGATCATCTAGCTTTCTAA
- a CDS encoding LemA family protein codes for MKAFGIVFATLTAIVLVILGITGIYFITTYNGLVAKQEALSKSWGQVEVVCQRRADLIPNLVATVKGYAAHEKGVFENVAEARAKAGSIRLDAGEMANNPEQLQKFLAAQKELSGALTKLLAVSENYPTLKADQGFLTLQGQIEGSENRIAVERGNAQKATNEYNVLVKGFFSSMVAGSKFQPVKYFEADAGAKVAPKVNF; via the coding sequence ATGAAAGCATTCGGTATCGTATTCGCTACACTAACAGCAATCGTCCTTGTGATTCTTGGTATCACAGGCATCTATTTCATTACAACCTACAACGGTCTAGTGGCAAAACAGGAGGCACTCAGTAAAAGCTGGGGACAAGTGGAGGTGGTGTGTCAGCGAAGAGCTGATCTCATCCCCAATCTCGTTGCTACAGTCAAGGGTTACGCAGCGCATGAAAAGGGCGTCTTTGAAAATGTTGCTGAAGCCCGTGCAAAAGCGGGTTCAATCAGATTGGACGCCGGTGAAATGGCCAACAATCCTGAGCAGCTTCAGAAATTCTTAGCCGCTCAAAAAGAGCTCTCTGGAGCACTGACAAAACTGCTCGCAGTGAGTGAAAACTATCCGACTCTCAAGGCGGATCAAGGTTTCCTTACACTGCAGGGGCAGATCGAAGGTTCCGAGAATCGCATTGCGGTTGAACGTGGAAATGCGCAGAAAGCAACCAATGAATACAATGTACTCGTCAAAGGGTTCTTCTCTTCAATGGTTGCCGGAAGCAAATTCCAGCCAGTCAAATATTTTGAAGCTGATGCTGGTGCCAAGGTGGCACCCAAGGTCAACTTCTGA
- a CDS encoding TPM domain-containing protein, with translation MKIIYKIFLTLLFSTFVSLAEEYPALVSHVNDYSGVLKPEEKEKLEAKLVAFEKETGNQIVILTVKSLNGDTKEGYANKVFKFWKLGEKNRNNGVLLLNATDEKKARIEVGYGLEGALPDATCLSIFRNDMSPNLKKQDFFTAYDLATTNIISATKGEYKSDIESAEDSKKGGMLMTCVFFAVILFLITAFLGEFHWLLGGIVGALGAVLIAYFLGTWIVALGIIGFLAGSASNAILTGMSNGSSGGYYGGGGGSSFGDSSGSDSSFSGGGGDSGGGGGGGDY, from the coding sequence ATGAAAATAATTTATAAGATTTTTCTAACCCTGTTATTCTCCACTTTTGTTAGTCTGGCTGAGGAATACCCCGCGCTAGTCTCTCACGTGAATGATTACAGCGGTGTACTGAAGCCGGAGGAAAAAGAAAAGCTGGAAGCAAAGCTTGTAGCTTTTGAAAAAGAAACCGGCAATCAGATCGTCATACTCACTGTCAAAAGTTTGAATGGCGACACAAAGGAAGGCTATGCAAATAAAGTCTTCAAGTTTTGGAAGCTTGGCGAAAAAAATCGCAATAACGGAGTTCTACTCCTGAATGCGACCGATGAAAAGAAAGCGCGTATTGAAGTCGGCTACGGTCTCGAAGGAGCCCTACCTGATGCAACATGCCTGAGTATTTTCAGAAACGATATGTCTCCAAACTTGAAGAAGCAGGACTTCTTTACAGCCTATGATTTAGCAACAACAAACATCATTAGTGCCACCAAGGGTGAATATAAATCTGACATTGAGTCAGCCGAGGATTCTAAAAAAGGTGGAATGCTTATGACATGTGTATTCTTTGCGGTCATTTTGTTTTTGATTACAGCTTTTCTCGGAGAATTCCATTGGTTACTTGGTGGAATTGTTGGAGCTCTTGGAGCTGTTTTGATCGCATACTTTTTAGGTACGTGGATTGTAGCACTTGGTATCATTGGATTTCTAGCAGGATCTGCATCAAATGCAATTCTAACAGGAATGTCCAATGGTTCGTCTGGTGGATACTACGGTGGAGGCGGAGGTTCCAGCTTTGGAGACTCAAGTGGTAGTGATTCATCCTTCAGTGGTGGAGGAGGAGACTCCGGTGGTGGAGGTGGTGGTGGAGACTATTAA